From a single Fusobacterium ulcerans ATCC 49185 genomic region:
- a CDS encoding HAD family hydrolase has protein sequence MIKNIIFDLGNVLIKYTPENFLENNVKKERQEKFIEIVFKSKEWLELDKGTLSYENAIEKFAEIIPEERENLEKLFKNNIMECLMPIEENIQVLKKLKEKGYNLFVLSNFHRPAFEQVQNDWKFFNEFDGGVISCYCHLLKPNPRIYELLLAKYGLTPEETLFIDDTKVNVEGAEKIGIDGIHLDLPEMLESLLKNKGIEL, from the coding sequence ATGATAAAAAATATTATATTTGATTTAGGAAATGTGCTTATCAAATACACTCCTGAGAATTTTTTAGAAAACAATGTAAAAAAAGAGAGACAGGAAAAGTTTATAGAAATTGTTTTCAAAAGCAAGGAATGGCTGGAGTTAGACAAAGGAACTTTATCATATGAGAATGCAATAGAAAAATTTGCTGAAATAATTCCAGAAGAAAGGGAGAATCTAGAGAAGCTTTTTAAAAATAATATAATGGAATGTCTAATGCCAATAGAAGAAAATATTCAGGTGTTAAAAAAATTAAAAGAAAAAGGATATAATTTGTTTGTTCTTTCAAATTTTCATAGACCAGCATTTGAACAGGTACAAAATGATTGGAAGTTTTTTAATGAGTTTGATGGGGGAGTTATATCTTGTTACTGTCATCTTCTAAAACCAAACCCAAGAATATATGAATTGCTTCTAGCTAAATATGGACTTACTCCTGAAGAAACATTATTTATAGATGATACTAAAGTTAATGTAGAAGGAGCAGAAAAAATAGGAATAGATGGAATTCACCTTGATTTACCAGAAATGTTAGAGAGTCTCTTAAAAAATAAAGGAATAGAACTGTAA